GCGATTTCCGCCTTAAGAGCCGAAATCGCTTTCCGCAGATTCTCGGCCGATGTCTGGCCGCTGATCGTGATGGGGCCAACGTGGTTGAGGGTATAGTAGTTTACTCCGAGCCCCTGCCAGAGTCCGCTGTCGACAAGCCGCTGCTGGAAATTTGAGCCGGGATCGTTGAGGACATCCGAGAACACATCGGCTGTGTAGGTTGATTTCGCATCGGCCCCGACACTTGGCCCCTGCCACTGTACGAACACCGTCACAGCACCAACGCCAGCTTCGACGATTACACCCTCATTTTTCGTCAGCGCTGGGATCGCGGGGACAGGGTCGGCCACGAAGGGGTCCGCGCCCCGTTGCCAGCTCCCGAGCTCCTGCTCCGCAAGCGCGAACACCGTCTGGGGATTCACATCACCCGAGACGATCAGCACCGAGTTGTTGGGGACATAGTACTTCCGCTGAATCGTCCGCATCTTCTCCGGCGTTGTCGTCAGAATCACCTGCCGGTCGCCGATCACGTTCTTCCGGCTGAAATTGCCGGGGTACAACACCTTGTCCATCTCGCGGGTGAGCTGGAAGAACGGGCTCGATTCATTCCGATCGTATTCTCCAATCACAACCTGCCTTTCCCGCTCCAGCTCGTCCTGGCGGAAGAGGGGCGCGCGTAGAGCCGATGACAAAAATCGGATGCCGGACTTCAGACTGTCCGCGGACACCGTCAGGTAATAGTTGACGCGCTCTTCACCTGTAGTGCCGTTGAACACGGCGCCCAGATCACCCGCTCGCCCGACAAACGCCTCGGGCTGTGGGTAGGTTGCATTCGCCCGGAAGAACATGTGCTCGTACATGTGGGCGAGACCGGCGTACTCCGGCGTCTGGGTAAACGCGCCATTCTTCACATTCACCTCGATCGTCGCCAGCGGAACACCATGATTCTCGACTACGATGATTTCGAGTCCGTTGGCAAGAACCTTCCGCTTGATGATCTTCTCAAGCTCCGCGCGCTGTGCAGTGAGCACAGTCGGGATCAGTATCAGTCCAAGCACCATCATCAGTGCGGCAGTCCCGATTCCACGGCGATTTTTTCCACGCATATCGTTCAACAAGGCCTCGATGATTGACCAGTACGCAAAACTAGTAGCTCGGCTGAACCAGTCACAGATCAGCCGTGATGAGCCACTCGCTCCATACACCACGTTCCGCATCGGCGGTCCGGCCGATGTCATGTACGAAGCGCTTACCGCGGATGACCTCGCAAACGCCATACTCGCCGCTCGCGAATTGGACGTTCCGTGGTTCGTTCTTGGACTCGGCGCCAATATTCTCGTTGCCGACATGGGCTTTCGGGGGCTGGTAATTCGAAATACAGCCTCACATCTGAAATTCTTCGATGACGGCCGGCTATGGGTCGAAAGCGGTACGGTCGTCGGAGATCTCATCCCACAGGCCGTCGAGCGCGGATGGTCCGGTCTCGAACATTATGTAGGAATCCCCAGCACCGTCGGTGGCGCGGTCTGGCAGAACCTGCATTTCCTGGAGCCCGAGCCGGAGCGCAAGCGAACGATGTTCATTGCCGATGTTTTTCATTCGTGCGATCTCCTTACTGAAGAGGGCGAGCGGAAGACGGTCGACAAGGCATACATGGAGTTCGGTTACGACACCAGCATTCTTCACAAGAAACGCGATATCGCACTCGCCGTGACCTTTCAGCTGGAACGCGGCGACACCGGCGCGATGCATCGCATCATGCAGGAAAACCTGAGCTGGCGCGGGGCCCGTCACCCGTGGCTCCAGTTTCATCCGAGCGCTGGGTCGATATTTAAGAAGATCGAAGGTATGGGAGCGGGACGGCTTGTGGACCAGTGTGGACTCAAGGGCCATCGCCACGGTGATGCCCAGATCTCACACATTCACGCCAACATCATGGTGAATCTGGGGCGGGCAACCGCCACGGATGTCAGGGAGCTTATCAAAATCGCTCAGGATGCCGTCGAAGCGAAGTTCAGTGTTCGCCTCGAGACGGAGATCGGTTTTATCGGAGAGTTTTAAGGCCGTGCCGGCTCAAATGCATTTTTTCTCCGTCATCCTGCTTACCGGACTTGGCGCTTTTTGCGCATCGCCAGACACCGTCGTTGCGCAGGCTGTTCAGGTCGGCGTTGCCGGCGGATTCGCCATTCCGACGGGCGCTTACGGTCGGACGCGGATACCGGGGCCGGTCGTTCGCGGAAGTCTTTCAGTGGGCGGCCCGCAACGGCGCGTGCGACTTCGCGGCGACATTGAAGGCGCGTTGCTCCTCGACCAGGCGGATGGGGAGAGCATTGGTTCGAGCCAGGAGGGCACGATACGCGCCGTCAGCATCTTTGTCGCAGCCGTCGCGGGTCCGACCGGCGGCCGGCTCGCGCCTTACGTTATTGCAGGTGCTGGTCTTCAGCGCTTAACTGTGAAAGGAACGCGCAATCCATACGGGACGACCGCCGGCGTGCGCGCCGGTGCCGGGCTCCGTTTCCGTTTTGGACGAAGTGCAATACATGCCGAGGTCACTTCCCATCTCGCACTGACCGATTTCGCCACGGGCCGTGATTTTGATGTCGGCTCCTACGTTCCGGTAGTGATTGGCATCAGCTTCTGACGGTCAGTGAAGGTCGTTGTTTCGACACCGATCATGGTCCCCCGAGGCGGGGGATCTGGAACATTTGCTCAGGTCTGGGGCGTATTCCACCGGGCGTGTCACCGAGTTACCACTACGGTCGAGCCTTAGGTGCGCCGCGTGCGCGACTGACCTTTGCGATGTAGCGCAATGCTCGTCCTGGGTCCACAGCGTCGCGCCGTGTAACCGCGCCGTCGCTAGGATGACGCTGTCTGCCAACGGAGCTTGAGCTCAAGGCACGCCATCAGATGCGATCCGCATCCCTCTCAACGTCGGATCCCGCACCTCGATATGCGCCCCGAAGCTCCTTTAGCGGGCGCACCGGAATGAATCGAAGCTGCCCCTCGAAGACGACGACCTGAAGTTTTTGTCCCGGGCAGATACGAAGGGACTCGCGGGCCGCTTTCGGAATTACTACCTGAAACTTCGGCGAAACCGTAACACTCGACATATCGACCTCGATCGATCACTATTTGCTATGATAATGGAGTTTAGCCCAGCGCGAGTGCAACGTGGCCACGGTGTGGAGAGCCCAACAGTTTGAGGGCCCTACCGCTTTGAGCCCGATCCACTCTCGGCGGCCTGAGTCGCAACCGTCCAATCGTTGATGGCCTCATCAAGTTTTTTCTTGAGTGCTTCAAGATCCCGCCCGAGGTTCACCGCCCGCCGCTTGCCATCCACCGTTGTATAAAGCTCAGGATCCGCAAGCGTCGAAGTGATCCCCGCAATGCGACCTTCCAGTGACGTTACCCGCTGCTCGGCCTCTTCTGCCTTGCGCCTCGCGTTTCGACTGACGTCGCGATCCTTTCCCTTCTCGCTCTCCCGGCGCTTGGTCTTCTGCTTTTCATGTACGCGGCGCAGTGACTCTTCCTCCGCCGCATTGACCGCGGCTGCATGTGCCCGCTCCCGGCTCGCAGTTTCCCACTCACCAAAAGTCCCCGCGAAATCGGTGATGTGTTTTTCATGCAGCACCCACACCCGGTCGACGAGGGTCCGAAGCAGCTCCCGGTCGTGGCTCACCAGAATGACGGAGCCATCGTAATCCTCTAGCGCATCCTCCAGCGCTTCGATCGATTCCACATCGAGGTGATTGGTGGGCTCATCGAGGATCAGCAGGTTGGCGCGCGCGAGAACGATCATCGCCAGCGCAACTCGCGCCCTTTCGCCCCCGGACAAAGTGCCCGCGCTCCTTTGAACTTCGTCGCCGGAAAATCCAAAACGCGCAAGATGACTCTGCACCTGCCGCCGCTCCCACAGCGGACGGAGATCGGCGATGACGTCATAAATGGACCTATCGAGCGGTACCTGGCTCATGTCCTGGCGGTAGTACGCCGCCTTGATCGACCCGCCCAGCCTCAACTCACCCCCCATGATTTCGTGCTCGCCGATCAACGAGCGCAACAGCGTCGATTTGCCCGCACCGTTCGGACCGAGCAGACCAAGAATTTCGCCGCGCTTGAGAATCGTCGTGAAATCCTCGATCAACACCTGATCGTTGATCCCGATTCGGGCGTGGTTGGCGACCAGTATCTGATCTCCACCACGATCCCCAACATCGAGCCTGAGCGCCATCGCTCCCTCCGACCCGACCGGTGATCCGAGGCGCGGCAGGCGCGCAAGCAGCTTGCGCCGCCCTTTCGCCTGCTTGGTGTTCTGGCCGGCGAGATTCCGCCGGACATAATCTTCCTGCTCCGACACGAATCGCTGCTGCTTGTCGAACGCGCGCTGCTGAGAGAGCCGCTTCTCCTCACGCTGCCTCACGAACGCTTCATAATTTCCGATGTAGGCGAACGCCGAATCGCCCTCGAAATGCAGCACGTGGTCGACGACATTCGACAGAAATGCACGGTCGTGGCTGATGAGCAGAATCGTCTTGTCGCTGCCCTTGAGATAGTCCTCGAGCCACTGCGTCGTATCCAGATCGAGGTGATTCGTTGGCTCATCGAGCAGAAGTACATCAGCCGGACTCACTAGCTGGCGTGCAACTCCCAGACGGCCCCGCTCACCCCCGCTCAGCTGCGTCAGTGGTCGGGTTCGCGCCTCGACAGGGTCGAAGCCGAGCCCGTGGAGAACCGCGTCTACCCGAGGGGCAAATGTGTATCCGCCCTCTCTGTCGAAACGCTCGAGGTCCTTGTCGTAGCGGGAAAGCATCCCCGGAGTCGAGGCTTCGCCCAGCTCTCCGATCCAGATGCTCTGCTCAGCAAGCGATACCTCGAGTGCAAGCAGGTCGGCGAACTGTCCCGCCGCCGCAGTCCATACCGAGTCAGCGTCACCGAAATCCCGATGCTGTTCGAGCAGCGATACGCGTAGTCCGGGCTGCTTCGAAACGCTGCCAAAAGTCGGCTGCTGGTCTCCGGTGATCAGTCTGAAAAGTGTCGTTTTGCCCGTTCCGTTACGGCCGACGATACCCCAGCGTTCTCCCCTTGCCGCGGTGAACGTGACGTTCCGAAACAACTTGGTAGCGCCGAAGTGTACCTCGGCGCCGGACACCGAAATCTGCGTCACGCAGTTACATCCAACGGTGTCATGCGTCCTAGCGTCGCTGCCGCTCGTTCACACGCCGCGAAGCATCGTTCGAGAGTCTCGGGAGTGTGATCGCCCATGTGCCCAATGCGGAATGTCGTATCCCGGAGCTTTCCATACCCACTGGCGACTCTGATCCCCTGCTGCGCGACTGCACTGGTGAAGACATCGCCCGTCAGGCGGGCAGGTAGCCGGATGGTTGAGACGGTGGGGGAGCGGAATGCGTGCCCTGCGATGTTCTCCCAACCGTCGTCCCCGCCCTCCCGCATTCGAGCCAGCCACAGTCTCGTAGCCAAAGCCATCTCCATATGCCGGATCCACCGGTTTTCCATTCCCTCCTTGAGGATCGCCGCCAGTTGAACGTCGAGCGCGTATAGAAGCGAAAGCGCAGGTGTCGCCGGAACCTGTCCGGCGTTGACGAACTTGTCCATCTCTACGATGTCAAAATACACTCCCCGATTCGACTGCTCGGCCGCCATACGAACGAACTCTGCCGACGCTACGGCGAACGCGAGACCAGGGGGCAGCGCCAGAGCTTTCTGGGAGCCTGTTAGTACATAATCTAACTGCCACTTGTCGAAGTACAGCTCCGCACCGCCCAGCCCGCTCACGCTGTCTACGAGACACAGCGCTCCATACGCGTGCGCCATGTCGGAAATGACATGGATGTGATTCAACGCCCCGGTCGAAGTCTCGGAATGAGTGACGGTGATGGCTCGATATTGTCTCTTGGTTAGGTATTCTTTTAATTCTCCGTGAGTGTGGGCCTCACCCCATGGAACCTCATAACGATCGACTTCGCGCCCGCAGGCTTCGGCAATGTGGGCAAAACGTTCTGAGAAGGCACCATTCACGAGGCAGAGAATCCTCCCCGGTGGTGTGCACCGCACCGCCGCTTCCATCAGCCCCGTGCCGGACGACGCAGTGACGTAAACTGGCCGCTCTGTCTTGAAGACTTCCTTCAACCCGATCTGCAGCCGAGCAAACAGATCCTCGAACTCCTGGCTCCGATGCGGGATCATCGGCCGCGT
This sequence is a window from Gemmatimonadaceae bacterium. Protein-coding genes within it:
- a CDS encoding pitrilysin family protein, whose product is MRGKNRRGIGTAALMMVLGLILIPTVLTAQRAELEKIIKRKVLANGLEIIVVENHGVPLATIEVNVKNGAFTQTPEYAGLAHMYEHMFFRANATYPQPEAFVGRAGDLGAVFNGTTGEERVNYYLTVSADSLKSGIRFLSSALRAPLFRQDELERERQVVIGEYDRNESSPFFQLTREMDKVLYPGNFSRKNVIGDRQVILTTTPEKMRTIQRKYYVPNNSVLIVSGDVNPQTVFALAEQELGSWQRGADPFVADPVPAIPALTKNEGVIVEAGVGAVTVFVQWQGPSVGADAKSTYTADVFSDVLNDPGSNFQQRLVDSGLWQGLGVNYYTLNHVGPITISGQTSAENLRKAISALKAEIAKFDDPGYFDAGELEAVKAHRAVTSAFDRERASGFAHTLGFWWSVASLEYYMGYVDNMATQTIADLRAYATRYIVAKPHITGVLISPQAKQQLNLTTQELATKGGI
- the murB gene encoding UDP-N-acetylmuramate dehydrogenase translates to MIDQYAKLVARLNQSQISRDEPLAPYTTFRIGGPADVMYEALTADDLANAILAARELDVPWFVLGLGANILVADMGFRGLVIRNTASHLKFFDDGRLWVESGTVVGDLIPQAVERGWSGLEHYVGIPSTVGGAVWQNLHFLEPEPERKRTMFIADVFHSCDLLTEEGERKTVDKAYMEFGYDTSILHKKRDIALAVTFQLERGDTGAMHRIMQENLSWRGARHPWLQFHPSAGSIFKKIEGMGAGRLVDQCGLKGHRHGDAQISHIHANIMVNLGRATATDVRELIKIAQDAVEAKFSVRLETEIGFIGEF
- a CDS encoding AbrB/MazE/SpoVT family DNA-binding domain-containing protein, translated to MSSVTVSPKFQVVIPKAARESLRICPGQKLQVVVFEGQLRFIPVRPLKELRGAYRGAGSDVERDADRI
- a CDS encoding ABC-F family ATP-binding cassette domain-containing protein; amino-acid sequence: MTQISVSGAEVHFGATKLFRNVTFTAARGERWGIVGRNGTGKTTLFRLITGDQQPTFGSVSKQPGLRVSLLEQHRDFGDADSVWTAAAGQFADLLALEVSLAEQSIWIGELGEASTPGMLSRYDKDLERFDREGGYTFAPRVDAVLHGLGFDPVEARTRPLTQLSGGERGRLGVARQLVSPADVLLLDEPTNHLDLDTTQWLEDYLKGSDKTILLISHDRAFLSNVVDHVLHFEGDSAFAYIGNYEAFVRQREEKRLSQQRAFDKQQRFVSEQEDYVRRNLAGQNTKQAKGRRKLLARLPRLGSPVGSEGAMALRLDVGDRGGDQILVANHARIGINDQVLIEDFTTILKRGEILGLLGPNGAGKSTLLRSLIGEHEIMGGELRLGGSIKAAYYRQDMSQVPLDRSIYDVIADLRPLWERRQVQSHLARFGFSGDEVQRSAGTLSGGERARVALAMIVLARANLLILDEPTNHLDVESIEALEDALEDYDGSVILVSHDRELLRTLVDRVWVLHEKHITDFAGTFGEWETASRERAHAAAVNAAEEESLRRVHEKQKTKRRESEKGKDRDVSRNARRKAEEAEQRVTSLEGRIAGITSTLADPELYTTVDGKRRAVNLGRDLEALKKKLDEAINDWTVATQAAESGSGSKR
- a CDS encoding alanine--glyoxylate aminotransferase family protein, which produces MTDTEFGTFFVPGPTEVRREVLEAMTRPMIPHRSQEFEDLFARLQIGLKEVFKTERPVYVTASSGTGLMEAAVRCTPPGRILCLVNGAFSERFAHIAEACGREVDRYEVPWGEAHTHGELKEYLTKRQYRAITVTHSETSTGALNHIHVISDMAHAYGALCLVDSVSGLGGAELYFDKWQLDYVLTGSQKALALPPGLAFAVASAEFVRMAAEQSNRGVYFDIVEMDKFVNAGQVPATPALSLLYALDVQLAAILKEGMENRWIRHMEMALATRLWLARMREGGDDGWENIAGHAFRSPTVSTIRLPARLTGDVFTSAVAQQGIRVASGYGKLRDTTFRIGHMGDHTPETLERCFAACERAAATLGRMTPLDVTA